In the Bacteroidales bacterium genome, one interval contains:
- a CDS encoding PD-(D/E)XK nuclease family protein: MFLKNLTKNILSKSNENLIDICIVVPNNRAIVHLREQFKDELSDANFLPEILSIQDFILKLAILQKPTTILNSVDLLLELYNIYKTSEITQSDFKNFISWASTVLKDFNEIDLYLANADDVFTYISEAQAIKFWAPQYNSLSEYEKDYLKFLESLKDLYHNFNKYLNDKGYSYTGQLYKTVANNIESISKSIHWSKIYFAGFNALSKCEINIFDYLYRNNFAEIIWDVDKYYFNDIRQESGIFLREMYSKWPETFPEIYEDNFFSEKNINIICAGGNIQQAKIVGNILTDNDFNPNETAIVLADEGLLLPVLSSIPEKFDKFNVTMGVPLNGNSIGSLITDLFTLHSKSVISNSGETAFRNEPFRKVVLNPVFEVIFGEYTQEYLNLLNQEYIFASTINKIILKIDKDYFENISKIFLPWNNNSQLALESILIILNKLIDKLIFNSYFNLESEIAYDLSKVIERIILQLEKNEVIKNLENLNLLLKFYFQEVSVTFYGEPLEGLQILGVLETRLLDFKNVIITSMNEGILPKIITFSSFLTGEMVREYQLPTPKAKTAVFAYHFYRLIQRAQNVYLIYDSSDSPLRTSEKSRYIMQIINELPQYNPNIKINSVVYQSSIVSNKQLIPHPVQKTEYVISRINEILTEKGISASVLNEYLICQVRFYFKYILNISDMYDTESIDQRFIGIMTHEILKLLYQDYIGKTITPENIKNIEKNIDNSIKIIETDYKKNKGISFDVGRNFLLRNIVKNYVENAIQSDINTVNNLSSSIKIKSIEERYSCNKEFLINSFGDIIVKFNGIVDRFDICAGRYRVMDYKTGKCKKLPAVDIDKLRDKHDDKLFQLLMYALLIFNNFDEILELDAGIYALKEKVSKSEGAKQAMIPDGIDRENLLSFESYLKEIFDEMLNPDIVFTIAKDEKTCKTCSYKDLCMI; encoded by the coding sequence ATGTTCCTCAAAAACCTTACAAAAAATATACTTTCTAAGTCTAATGAAAATCTGATTGATATTTGTATTGTTGTTCCGAACAACAGGGCAATTGTACATCTGAGGGAGCAATTTAAAGATGAATTAAGCGACGCAAATTTTCTTCCCGAAATACTGTCTATCCAGGACTTTATACTAAAACTTGCGATTCTGCAGAAACCAACAACAATCTTAAATTCCGTAGATTTACTATTGGAACTTTATAACATTTATAAAACAAGTGAGATTACGCAAAGCGATTTTAAGAATTTTATTTCTTGGGCATCAACAGTTTTAAAAGATTTCAATGAAATTGATCTTTATTTAGCTAATGCCGACGACGTTTTTACATACATCTCCGAAGCACAGGCCATAAAATTTTGGGCTCCTCAATATAATTCCTTGTCCGAATATGAGAAAGATTACTTGAAATTTCTTGAATCTTTAAAAGATCTGTATCATAATTTTAATAAATATCTTAATGATAAAGGTTACTCTTACACGGGACAGCTTTATAAAACAGTCGCAAACAATATTGAAAGCATCTCTAAATCAATTCATTGGAGTAAAATATATTTCGCGGGTTTTAATGCTCTCAGCAAGTGTGAAATAAATATTTTTGATTATTTATACAGGAATAATTTTGCCGAAATTATCTGGGATGTTGATAAATATTATTTCAATGATATAAGGCAAGAATCCGGTATTTTTCTCAGAGAAATGTATAGTAAATGGCCGGAAACTTTTCCCGAAATTTATGAAGACAACTTCTTTTCGGAAAAAAATATTAATATTATTTGCGCCGGCGGAAATATACAACAAGCTAAAATTGTAGGAAATATATTAACAGACAACGATTTTAATCCAAACGAAACAGCAATTGTTCTCGCAGACGAAGGATTATTATTACCGGTATTAAGTTCAATCCCTGAAAAATTTGACAAATTTAATGTAACGATGGGCGTTCCGCTAAACGGAAATTCTATCGGCTCATTAATTACGGATTTATTTACTTTACATTCCAAGTCTGTAATTTCCAATTCCGGCGAAACGGCATTCAGAAACGAACCGTTCAGAAAAGTTGTATTAAATCCTGTTTTTGAAGTAATTTTCGGTGAATACACGCAAGAATATCTGAACTTATTAAATCAGGAATATATTTTTGCATCAACAATAAATAAAATAATTCTTAAAATCGACAAAGACTATTTTGAAAACATTTCTAAAATATTTTTACCTTGGAACAATAACTCTCAATTGGCTTTAGAATCAATATTAATTATTCTTAATAAACTGATTGACAAATTAATCTTTAACTCATATTTCAACTTAGAAAGTGAAATTGCATATGATTTAAGCAAAGTTATTGAACGAATAATACTTCAACTTGAAAAAAATGAAGTAATAAAAAACCTTGAAAATCTGAATTTATTATTAAAATTCTATTTTCAGGAGGTATCTGTAACTTTTTACGGAGAGCCTTTGGAAGGATTGCAAATTTTAGGCGTTCTCGAAACACGGTTGCTTGATTTCAAAAATGTAATTATTACTTCTATGAACGAAGGAATTCTACCTAAGATAATAACATTTTCGAGTTTCCTGACTGGAGAAATGGTTAGAGAATATCAATTGCCGACACCCAAAGCAAAGACAGCAGTTTTCGCATATCATTTTTACCGTCTTATCCAAAGGGCGCAAAATGTTTATTTAATCTACGATTCATCAGATTCTCCCTTAAGAACAAGTGAAAAAAGTAGATATATAATGCAAATTATTAATGAATTGCCTCAATACAATCCGAATATTAAAATTAATTCAGTTGTGTATCAAAGCTCAATCGTTAGCAATAAACAATTAATTCCGCATCCGGTACAAAAAACAGAATACGTTATATCGCGTATAAATGAAATACTTACGGAGAAGGGAATATCCGCTTCCGTATTAAATGAATATTTGATTTGTCAAGTTCGATTTTACTTCAAATATATTTTGAATATCAGCGATATGTATGATACCGAAAGTATTGATCAAAGATTTATCGGAATCATGACACACGAAATATTAAAATTGTTATATCAGGATTATATTGGAAAAACCATTACTCCCGAAAACATAAAAAATATTGAAAAAAATATCGATAATTCCATCAAAATTATTGAAACTGATTATAAAAAGAATAAAGGAATTTCCTTCGATGTAGGAAGAAACTTCTTATTGAGAAATATTGTGAAGAACTACGTAGAAAACGCAATTCAGTCAGATATTAATACCGTAAATAATCTTTCATCCAGCATAAAAATTAAATCTATTGAAGAAAGATATTCCTGCAATAAAGAGTTTCTAATCAATTCATTCGGTGATATTATTGTCAAGTTTAACGGAATTGTGGACAGATTTGATATTTGTGCAGGAAGATACAGGGTTATGGATTATAAAACCGGTAAATGTAAGAAATTACCTGCCGTTGATATTGATAAACTGCGCGATAAACATGACGATAAGCTATTTCAACTATTGATGTATGCCTTGTTGATTTTTAATAATTTCGACGAAATATTGGAGTTGGACGCTGGAATATATGCTTTAAAAGAAAAAGTTTCTAAATCTGAAGGGGCAAAACAGGCGATGATTCCCGACGGTATTGATAGAGAAAACTTATTATCGTTCGAATCTTATTTAAAAGAAATTTTTGACGAGATGTTGAATCCTGATATTGTTTTTACAATCGCAAAAGATGAAAAAACATGTAAGACATGTAGTTATAAGGATTTGTGTATGATTTAA
- a CDS encoding NTP transferase domain-containing protein yields the protein MVINLFIPAAGLGTRLYPLTADKPKALVEVNGKPMIQHILDKFVENNTFQINKIIVNVHHFAEQLIEYLQNYEKYDIVISDEREMLLDTGGGLKQVLEILNDEKPLLVHNTDIETNFDFKNLFDIEFDDSILSTLVVSERETSRYLLFNDELELCGWKNIKTNESIIVNNKVEIAHNYAFSGIQLVNPQILDFLPDKKVFPLIPEYLSLAKNHTFKAYPANNYYFNDLGKNNLK from the coding sequence ATGGTAATAAATTTATTTATTCCTGCAGCAGGATTAGGCACACGACTATATCCTCTAACCGCCGATAAACCCAAAGCTCTTGTAGAGGTTAACGGCAAACCAATGATTCAACACATATTGGATAAATTCGTAGAAAACAACACTTTTCAAATTAATAAAATAATCGTAAACGTTCATCATTTCGCGGAACAATTAATTGAATATTTACAGAATTATGAGAAATACGATATTGTTATTTCGGATGAAAGAGAAATGCTGCTCGATACCGGCGGCGGATTAAAACAAGTTCTTGAGATTCTTAATGACGAAAAACCTTTGTTAGTGCATAATACAGACATCGAAACAAATTTTGATTTTAAAAATTTATTTGACATTGAATTTGATGATTCGATATTATCAACTCTTGTGGTGAGCGAAAGAGAAACATCAAGATATTTACTTTTTAATGATGAATTGGAATTGTGCGGATGGAAAAATATTAAAACTAATGAAAGCATTATTGTAAATAATAAAGTTGAAATTGCTCACAATTATGCTTTTTCCGGAATTCAATTGGTTAATCCGCAAATCTTGGATTTTTTACCTGATAAAAAAGTTTTTCCGCTTATTCCCGAATATTTGTCTTTAGCAAAAAATCATACCTTTAAAGCTTACCCCGCTAATAATTATTATTTTAATGATCTCGGAAAAAATAATCTAAAATAA
- a CDS encoding phosphotransferase, with the protein MNSKLKEFISKYYRNWGAETISNSGSNREYYRISYSKDKTLIAVYSPNSNETKAFLHFTKVLENAEVNVPQIIYANKNDNIYLLKDLGEISLFDIISTKTTKYLTKHMLDLCKKALSQLVYIQFEAANKIDYDKAYPTSRMDMQSIMWDLNYFKYNFLKLTGIDFDERALENDFLNFTGIIMQIKPQTFVYRDFQSRNIIVNNDELGFIDYQGGRKGPNVYDLASFIYQAKAKFSDQDRANLISHYFNEVKKYISNYNRKTFKRDLKFVRLLRAMQTLGAYGYRGIVENKPHFVQSLDLGIENFIQALDDCRNELLIFPEMNKIVDEIKNKYRTKNTETDTDNVNVVRETPLLLEIYSFSYLKDDIPTHEKHGGGFVFDCRCLPNPFWKEDLKHLSGLDKNVKYYLNSKQEVNEFVNNVKNIINQAVSDYYDRGHESLMISFGCTGGKHRSVYCAERIAEIYKKSDKVKVVVKHLQRKRW; encoded by the coding sequence ATGAATAGTAAACTCAAGGAATTTATTAGTAAATACTACAGAAATTGGGGAGCGGAAACCATCTCCAACTCAGGTTCTAATAGAGAATATTATAGAATTTCATATTCTAAAGATAAAACTCTAATAGCAGTGTATTCACCTAATAGTAACGAAACAAAAGCATTTTTGCACTTTACTAAAGTTCTGGAAAATGCCGAGGTAAATGTTCCCCAAATAATATATGCAAATAAAAATGATAATATTTATCTACTTAAAGACCTTGGTGAAATTTCATTATTCGATATAATTTCGACAAAAACAACAAAATATCTTACAAAACATATGCTTGATTTATGTAAGAAAGCCCTAAGCCAGTTAGTTTATATTCAATTCGAAGCCGCAAATAAAATAGATTATGATAAAGCTTATCCTACCAGTAGAATGGATATGCAATCAATTATGTGGGACTTGAATTATTTTAAATATAATTTTCTGAAATTAACCGGAATTGATTTTGATGAAAGAGCTCTCGAAAATGACTTTCTGAATTTTACGGGTATAATTATGCAAATCAAGCCCCAAACTTTCGTGTACAGAGATTTTCAAAGCAGGAATATTATTGTCAACAATGATGAATTGGGGTTTATTGATTATCAAGGAGGAAGAAAAGGCCCCAATGTTTATGATCTGGCATCATTTATCTATCAAGCCAAAGCCAAATTCTCCGATCAAGACAGGGCAAATTTAATTTCCCATTATTTTAATGAAGTAAAAAAATACATTAGCAACTATAATCGAAAAACTTTTAAAAGAGATCTTAAGTTCGTTCGATTATTGAGAGCAATGCAAACACTTGGTGCATACGGATATAGAGGAATAGTTGAAAACAAACCTCATTTCGTTCAAAGTTTGGATTTGGGAATTGAAAATTTTATTCAGGCATTGGATGATTGTAGAAACGAACTTCTGATATTTCCTGAAATGAATAAAATTGTTGATGAAATAAAAAATAAATACCGGACAAAAAACACAGAAACTGATACGGATAATGTAAATGTTGTTAGAGAAACCCCGCTTTTGCTTGAAATATATTCTTTCTCGTATTTAAAAGACGACATTCCCACGCATGAAAAACACGGCGGCGGTTTTGTTTTCGATTGTCGCTGTTTGCCAAATCCGTTCTGGAAAGAAGATCTGAAACATCTCTCAGGACTCGATAAAAACGTAAAATATTATCTGAATTCTAAACAAGAAGTAAATGAATTCGTTAATAATGTGAAAAACATTATTAATCAAGCTGTCAGCGACTACTACGATAGAGGGCATGAAAGTCTCATGATTTCATTCGGATGTACCGGCGGAAAACACAGATCGGTTTATTGTGCGGAAAGAATCGCTGAAATATATAAAAAGTCTGATAAAGTAAAAGTTGTAGTTAAACATCTACAAAGAAAAAGATGGTAA
- a CDS encoding DUF5103 domain-containing protein — MKKIIITLVSALVFINLHAQIDIQEYLGDNLFYIFDKNIHTLQIHPSGLPTSDPVIRLGYRENLTCSFDDFDFVGKSYAYTVYHCDPDWKISTGIRQSDYMSGYFFEDYIRDFNSSLNTLRNYMHYTFSFPNENIDINYSGNYALVVYDEEDSPDNPAFIARFYVTENAVDVATTIGYSKNPENLKTKQRVSFSINTSNYRIDDPNRNLAVYINQNDRQYSKFRNVQPITISGNNIIYDFQDKFEFNGNNEFRFAHIYNVKFLSRKIYSIHVEDREYHIYLDPEPTYKGRPYITQTDLNGKFLIEVNDNDYPDTEAEYAYVYFTLVDGIPFSNTDVYICGNFNGWQFNEDNIMTYNYEKGYYEGSLYLKQGYYDYTYIIKRNDTGIINETEIDGTYSETRNDYKIFVYYNNPGDLYYKLLSYTVASN; from the coding sequence ATGAAAAAAATTATTATAACATTAGTATCCGCATTAGTATTCATTAATTTGCATGCTCAAATAGATATTCAAGAATATCTGGGAGATAATCTGTTTTATATTTTCGACAAAAATATTCATACTCTGCAAATACATCCGTCCGGATTGCCGACAAGTGACCCGGTCATAAGATTAGGTTATAGAGAAAATTTAACATGTAGTTTTGATGATTTCGATTTCGTAGGTAAAAGTTACGCTTATACTGTATATCATTGTGATCCGGATTGGAAAATATCGACCGGAATAAGACAAAGCGATTATATGTCTGGTTACTTTTTCGAAGATTATATAAGAGATTTTAATTCGTCACTTAATACTTTACGAAATTATATGCACTATACGTTTTCATTTCCCAATGAAAACATAGATATTAATTATTCGGGAAATTACGCTCTTGTTGTGTATGATGAAGAAGATAGTCCGGATAACCCTGCTTTTATTGCACGATTTTATGTTACCGAAAATGCTGTAGATGTTGCAACAACAATAGGATATAGCAAAAATCCGGAAAATTTAAAAACAAAACAAAGAGTCAGTTTTTCAATCAATACTTCAAATTACAGAATCGACGATCCGAATAGAAATCTGGCTGTATATATCAATCAGAATGACAGGCAATACAGCAAATTCAGGAATGTTCAGCCAATCACAATATCAGGCAATAACATTATTTATGATTTTCAAGATAAGTTTGAGTTTAACGGTAATAACGAATTTCGTTTTGCACATATATACAATGTAAAATTTCTTAGTCGTAAAATATATTCTATACATGTTGAAGATAGAGAATATCATATTTACCTTGATCCTGAGCCTACTTACAAAGGCAGACCGTATATAACACAAACTGACCTCAACGGAAAATTTTTAATTGAAGTTAATGATAATGATTACCCTGATACCGAGGCTGAATACGCTTACGTATATTTTACTTTAGTTGATGGAATCCCTTTTTCGAATACCGATGTTTATATTTGCGGAAATTTTAACGGTTGGCAATTCAACGAAGATAATATTATGACTTATAATTATGAAAAAGGATATTATGAAGGCAGTCTTTATCTTAAACAAGGCTATTATGATTATACTTACATAATAAAAAGAAACGATACCGGCATAATTAATGAAACTGAAATCGACGGTACATATTCGGAAACTCGAAACGATTATAAAATATTTGTATATTATAACAACCCCGGCGACCTTTACTATAAATTATTGTCTTATACAGTAGCAAGTAATTAA
- the ettA gene encoding energy-dependent translational throttle protein EttA, which yields MSDDKKIIFSMVGVGKIFPPNKQVLKDIYLSFFYGAKIGILGLNGAGKSSLLRIIAGEDKSYIGEVVFSPGYSVGYLEQEPKLDESKTVRQVVEEGLQQVVDLLKEYDEINMKFTESMDDDTMMKLIERQGELTELLEMHDAWNLDSKLARAMDALRCPDDDALIKNLSGGERRRVALCRLLLQEPDILLLDEPTNHLDAESIQWLELHLQQYKGTVIAVTHDRYFLDNVAGWILELDRGEGIPWKGNYSSWLEQKTKRLEQEEKQASKRRKTLERELEWVRMSPKARHAKGKARLNAYDKLMSEETKEKEERLEIFIPNGPRLGNNVIKAEGVIKAYGEKLLYENLNFELPPAGIVGIIGPNGAGKTTLFRLIMGLENPDSGTFTVGETVKVGYVDQQHQQIDPEKTVWEVISGGNEQIQLGGKLINSRAYIARFNFSGNDQSKKVGLLSGGERNRLHLAMTLKSEANVLLLDEPTNDIDINTLRALEDGLENFAGCAVIISHDRWFLDRIATHIIAFEGDSQVNFFDGSYSEYIENRKKMGMDVGPKRIRYKKLM from the coding sequence ATGTCAGACGATAAAAAAATAATTTTCTCTATGGTGGGAGTTGGAAAAATCTTTCCACCTAATAAACAAGTTTTAAAAGATATATATCTATCATTCTTTTATGGCGCCAAAATAGGTATACTCGGATTAAACGGAGCCGGAAAATCTTCTCTTTTAAGAATTATTGCCGGTGAGGATAAATCTTACATTGGAGAGGTAGTTTTTTCGCCGGGATATTCCGTCGGATATCTTGAACAAGAACCAAAGCTTGACGAAAGCAAAACCGTTAGACAGGTTGTTGAAGAAGGTTTACAGCAGGTTGTAGATTTATTGAAGGAATACGACGAAATAAATATGAAGTTTACTGAGTCGATGGATGACGACACGATGATGAAGTTGATTGAACGCCAAGGTGAACTTACCGAACTTCTTGAAATGCACGATGCATGGAATTTGGATTCCAAGCTTGCGCGCGCAATGGATGCTCTTCGTTGTCCGGATGACGATGCTTTAATAAAAAACCTTTCCGGCGGAGAACGCCGCCGCGTTGCATTATGCAGATTACTACTTCAAGAACCGGATATTTTACTTCTCGACGAACCGACCAATCATCTCGACGCCGAATCAATTCAATGGTTGGAACTACATCTTCAACAATATAAAGGAACTGTAATTGCAGTTACACACGACAGATATTTCCTTGATAATGTTGCCGGTTGGATTCTTGAACTTGATAGAGGCGAAGGTATTCCATGGAAAGGAAATTATTCATCTTGGCTTGAACAGAAAACCAAACGCCTTGAACAAGAAGAAAAACAAGCAAGTAAAAGACGTAAGACACTGGAACGGGAACTGGAGTGGGTAAGAATGAGTCCGAAAGCCCGTCACGCAAAAGGAAAAGCACGTTTGAATGCTTATGATAAACTTATGAGCGAAGAAACGAAAGAAAAGGAAGAACGTCTCGAAATCTTTATTCCTAACGGCCCTAGATTAGGAAATAATGTTATTAAGGCGGAAGGTGTTATTAAAGCTTACGGCGAAAAACTTTTATACGAAAATCTTAATTTTGAATTGCCGCCTGCCGGCATTGTTGGTATTATTGGTCCTAATGGTGCCGGTAAAACAACCTTATTCCGGTTAATAATGGGATTGGAAAATCCTGATAGCGGAACCTTCACCGTTGGTGAAACCGTTAAAGTAGGTTATGTAGATCAGCAACACCAACAAATTGATCCGGAAAAAACAGTTTGGGAAGTTATTTCCGGTGGTAATGAACAAATTCAACTTGGAGGTAAACTTATAAACTCAAGAGCATATATTGCAAGATTCAATTTTTCCGGTAACGATCAGAGTAAAAAAGTAGGATTGCTGTCTGGCGGTGAAAGAAACAGATTACACTTAGCAATGACTTTAAAGAGTGAGGCCAATGTTTTACTTCTTGACGAACCTACCAATGATATAGATATTAACACATTGCGAGCTCTTGAAGACGGTCTGGAAAACTTTGCCGGTTGCGCAGTAATTATTTCTCACGACAGATGGTTTCTGGATAGAATAGCAACTCATATTATTGCTTTTGAAGGCGATTCACAAGTTAATTTTTTCGACGGCAGTTATTCGGAATACATTGAAAATCGCAAAAAAATGGGTATGGATGTCGGTCCGAAAAGAATCAGATATAAGAAATTAATGTAA
- the argS gene encoding arginine--tRNA ligase has product MNKILDKISEITTEAIEKIYNIEFDKNQIVIQTTRPDIEGDFTLVVFPFTKFSKKKPAETAEELGQYIVSNCQEIESFNVINGFLNFVMKKTFWTYLLSENYLNETYAQQNINQENKILIEFSSPNTNKPLHLGHVRNNLIGTAVSNILEATGNKMIKVNLVNDRGIHICKSMIAWQKWGNGETPESKGIKGDHFVGKYYVEFDKHYKEEIKSLMNDGMSEEDAKNEAPLMKETREMLQKWEAGDEEVLSLWNKMNSWVYEGFNETYKRLGISFDKIYYESQTYLLGKQIIENALEKNILTKDDDNSVWIDLTNEGLDRKLLLRKDGTSVYITQDLGTAVLRHDEFDSNKMIYVVGNEQIYHFDVLKSTLKHLGYGWADSIYHLSYGMVELTTGKMKSREGTVVDADDLMDEMYGTALSIINEQARTNNDEAENLANMVGLAALKYFILKIDPKKQMLFDPNESIDFTGNTGPFIQYTHARICSLLKKADCNLSDIKINSNFINYNDIELAIIKTLHDYPNILNKAADDLSPAIIANYIYELAKQYNKFYQEVNVLKEDDNELKIMRLKLSKFVANVIKNGMKLLGIEVPERM; this is encoded by the coding sequence ATGAATAAGATACTTGATAAAATCTCCGAAATAACTACTGAGGCAATAGAAAAAATATATAATATTGAATTTGATAAAAATCAAATTGTTATCCAAACAACAAGACCAGATATCGAAGGCGATTTTACTTTGGTTGTCTTTCCTTTTACAAAATTTTCGAAGAAAAAACCTGCAGAAACGGCTGAAGAATTAGGACAATATATAGTCAGTAATTGCCAGGAAATAGAATCTTTCAATGTAATTAACGGATTTCTTAACTTCGTAATGAAAAAAACTTTCTGGACTTATTTGTTGTCAGAAAATTATCTTAATGAAACTTACGCACAACAAAATATCAATCAGGAAAATAAAATATTAATCGAATTTTCTTCTCCTAACACTAATAAGCCCCTTCACCTCGGTCATGTAAGAAATAATCTTATCGGGACGGCAGTTTCAAATATTTTAGAAGCAACCGGAAATAAAATGATTAAAGTGAATCTTGTAAATGACAGGGGCATTCACATTTGTAAATCGATGATTGCTTGGCAAAAATGGGGAAACGGAGAAACTCCGGAATCAAAAGGGATTAAAGGAGATCATTTTGTCGGCAAATATTATGTTGAGTTCGACAAGCATTATAAGGAGGAAATTAAAAGTTTGATGAATGACGGAATGTCTGAGGAAGACGCTAAAAATGAAGCTCCTTTGATGAAAGAAACCCGCGAAATGCTTCAAAAATGGGAAGCCGGAGACGAAGAAGTTTTAAGTCTCTGGAACAAAATGAATTCTTGGGTTTATGAAGGGTTCAATGAAACATATAAAAGACTCGGAATTTCTTTCGATAAGATTTATTATGAATCACAGACTTATCTGCTTGGAAAACAAATTATAGAAAATGCCCTCGAAAAAAATATTCTGACTAAAGATGATGATAATTCCGTATGGATTGACCTTACAAACGAAGGGCTTGATAGAAAATTATTGTTGAGAAAAGACGGCACTTCGGTTTATATTACTCAAGATCTCGGAACCGCCGTTTTAAGGCATGATGAATTCGATTCAAATAAAATGATTTACGTTGTCGGAAATGAGCAAATTTATCATTTTGATGTTTTAAAGTCAACGCTTAAACATCTCGGCTACGGCTGGGCGGATTCTATTTACCATCTTTCATACGGAATGGTTGAACTTACTACCGGCAAAATGAAATCCAGAGAAGGAACAGTTGTAGATGCCGATGATTTGATGGACGAAATGTATGGAACCGCATTATCCATTATAAATGAGCAAGCCCGCACAAACAACGATGAAGCGGAAAATCTTGCAAATATGGTAGGTTTAGCAGCTTTGAAGTATTTTATTCTTAAAATTGACCCGAAGAAGCAAATGTTATTTGACCCAAATGAATCCATCGACTTTACCGGAAATACCGGCCCGTTTATTCAATATACTCATGCAAGAATTTGTTCATTGCTTAAAAAAGCCGATTGTAATTTATCAGATATAAAAATAAATTCAAACTTTATAAATTATAATGATATTGAATTGGCGATAATAAAAACCTTGCACGACTATCCGAATATTTTAAATAAGGCTGCAGATGATTTAAGCCCAGCTATTATTGCTAATTATATTTATGAACTTGCAAAACAATATAATAAGTTCTATCAGGAAGTGAATGTTTTAAAAGAAGATGATAATGAGCTGAAAATAATGAGATTAAAGCTTTCCAAATTTGTAGCCAATGTAATTAAAAACGGAATGAAATTACTTGGTATTGAAGTTCCCGAGAGAATGTAA
- a CDS encoding asparagine synthetase B produces MNKIKYFLILLSIVFPSLLVGSTILITMDNTQNNHLKAYGIAYWVLQNNLEVDWLLNYKGGSFACTYLDQIETECKIRGVSYTVIADVQYNSILTSIADNESNTDVIKLYNAPKIAVYTPLSKLPWDDAVTLALTYAEIPYDKIYDKEIIEGELIKYDWLHLHHEDFTGQYGKFWFAHKESAWYIQDVKNSEELAQSLGFSKVSQCKLAVAKKIKEYVMNGGFLFAMCSAPDSFDVALSAEGVDICDSMFDGDPMDSQAQSKLNYDNCIAFTNFKISTNPYEYEISDIDVTNHRSVKEDSDYFVLFEFSAKWDPVPTMLCQNHERIIKSFMGQSTAFNKNRLKPNVLIMGENKSLGEVKYIHGELGQGTWTFYGGHDPEDYRHYVGDPPTELTLHPNSPGYRLILNNILFPSAKKKKQKT; encoded by the coding sequence ATGAATAAAATAAAATATTTTCTGATTTTGCTTTCTATTGTTTTTCCAAGTTTATTGGTTGGAAGTACTATTCTCATTACTATGGATAATACTCAAAACAATCATCTTAAAGCATACGGAATTGCTTATTGGGTACTACAAAATAATCTTGAAGTGGATTGGCTTTTGAATTATAAAGGAGGGAGCTTTGCCTGCACATATCTTGATCAAATTGAAACTGAATGTAAAATTCGTGGTGTGTCTTACACAGTAATTGCGGATGTACAGTACAATTCAATTCTTACAAGTATTGCCGATAACGAATCCAACACCGATGTAATAAAATTATATAATGCTCCGAAAATTGCGGTTTACACTCCACTCTCAAAATTGCCTTGGGATGATGCGGTTACTCTTGCCTTGACTTATGCCGAGATTCCTTATGATAAAATTTATGACAAGGAAATTATTGAAGGCGAATTAATCAAATATGACTGGTTGCATTTACATCATGAAGATTTTACCGGACAATACGGAAAGTTTTGGTTTGCCCATAAAGAATCTGCTTGGTATATACAAGATGTGAAAAATTCGGAAGAGCTTGCGCAAAGCCTTGGATTCTCAAAAGTTTCGCAATGTAAATTGGCGGTTGCAAAAAAAATTAAGGAATATGTTATGAATGGCGGTTTCCTGTTTGCAATGTGTTCGGCTCCTGACAGCTTTGATGTTGCTCTGTCTGCAGAAGGTGTTGATATTTGCGATTCGATGTTCGACGGAGATCCGATGGATTCCCAAGCTCAAAGTAAACTCAATTACGATAATTGTATCGCATTTACTAATTTCAAAATAAGTACAAATCCTTACGAATACGAAATTTCAGACATTGATGTTACTAATCATAGAAGTGTTAAGGAAGATTCCGATTATTTTGTTCTATTTGAATTTTCCGCAAAATGGGATCCGGTGCCTACCATGCTCTGTCAGAATCATGAAAGAATAATTAAAAGTTTCATGGGACAAAGTACTGCTTTCAATAAAAACAGATTAAAACCGAATGTGCTTATTATGGGTGAAAATAAATCTCTCGGCGAAGTGAAATACATTCACGGAGAACTGGGACAAGGCACATGGACTTTCTATGGCGGTCACGATCCGGAAGATTATCGTCACTATGTCGGCGATCCTCCAACCGAATTAACACTTCATCCTAATTCACCGGGATATAGATTGATTCTCAATAATATTCTTTTTCCATCTGCTAAGAAAAAGAAACAAAAAACTTAG